In one Arthrobacter jinronghuae genomic region, the following are encoded:
- a CDS encoding NAD-dependent succinate-semialdehyde dehydrogenase, translated as MGIPADREAELLAQVPTGLLIDGQWREASGGRTFDVEDPATGKVLMSIADASTEDGARAMDAAAAAQDAWARTAPRERGEILRRAFELVTERAEDFALLMTLEMGKPLTEARGEVVYGAEFLRWFSEEAVRVSGRYSTAPDGKSRLLVNKKPVGPCLLITPWNFPLAMATRKIAPAVAAGCTMVLKPAKLTPLTSQLFAAVMMEAGLPAGVLNVVSTTSAGDVTGPILKDSRLRKVSFTGSTPVGQGLIRDAAENVLRTSMELGGNAPFIVFEDADLDKAVDGAMIAKLRNMGEACTAANRFIVQDTVAEEFAEKFAARVGAMATGRGTEDDTKIGPLIDAKSRDKVHALVSEAVDGGAVALVGGEPVDGPGYFYRPTVLKNVAPDARILKEEIFGPVAPIVTFSTEDEAVALANNTEYGLVSYVFTRDLNRGLRIGEKLESGMLGLNAGVVSNAAAPFGGVKQSGLGREGGAEGIEEYLYTQYIGIADPYAG; from the coding sequence ATGGGCATTCCCGCAGACCGTGAAGCCGAACTCCTGGCACAGGTCCCCACCGGCCTGTTGATTGACGGCCAGTGGCGGGAGGCGTCCGGCGGCCGCACGTTCGACGTCGAAGATCCCGCCACCGGCAAGGTGCTGATGAGCATTGCCGATGCCTCCACCGAAGACGGTGCGCGCGCAATGGACGCCGCCGCAGCCGCACAGGATGCCTGGGCGCGGACGGCACCGCGTGAACGCGGGGAAATCCTGCGCCGCGCCTTTGAACTGGTGACGGAACGCGCCGAGGACTTCGCCCTGCTGATGACGCTGGAAATGGGTAAACCGCTGACAGAAGCCCGCGGCGAGGTGGTGTACGGCGCGGAGTTCCTGCGCTGGTTCTCCGAGGAAGCCGTCCGGGTTTCCGGACGCTACAGCACCGCCCCGGACGGTAAATCACGGCTGCTGGTGAACAAGAAGCCGGTGGGGCCGTGCCTGCTGATCACCCCCTGGAACTTCCCGCTGGCCATGGCCACCCGCAAGATCGCCCCCGCCGTGGCCGCCGGCTGCACCATGGTGCTCAAGCCCGCCAAGCTGACCCCCCTGACCTCCCAGCTCTTCGCGGCCGTCATGATGGAAGCCGGGCTGCCTGCCGGGGTGCTGAACGTTGTCTCCACTACTTCTGCCGGCGACGTCACCGGGCCCATCCTCAAGGATTCCCGTTTGCGGAAGGTCTCCTTCACCGGGTCCACGCCCGTGGGCCAGGGCTTGATCCGGGATGCTGCCGAGAACGTCCTGCGCACCTCCATGGAACTCGGCGGCAACGCACCCTTCATCGTTTTCGAGGACGCTGACCTGGACAAAGCCGTGGACGGCGCCATGATCGCCAAGCTGCGGAACATGGGCGAGGCCTGCACGGCGGCCAACCGCTTCATCGTCCAGGACACAGTCGCGGAAGAGTTCGCAGAAAAGTTTGCGGCACGGGTGGGTGCCATGGCTACCGGCCGGGGCACCGAAGACGACACCAAGATCGGGCCGCTGATTGACGCCAAGTCGCGGGACAAGGTGCACGCACTCGTCAGCGAAGCGGTCGACGGCGGCGCTGTTGCACTGGTCGGCGGCGAACCCGTGGACGGCCCGGGCTACTTCTACCGGCCCACGGTCCTGAAGAACGTTGCCCCGGACGCCCGGATCCTGAAGGAAGAGATCTTTGGTCCGGTGGCACCGATCGTCACTTTCTCCACTGAAGACGAAGCCGTGGCGCTGGCCAACAACACCGAGTACGGACTGGTGTCCTACGTCTTCACCCGCGACTTGAACCGCGGACTGCGGATCGGTGAAAAGCTGGAATCCGGCATGCTGGGACTCAACGCCGGAGTGGTGTCCAACGCAGCTGCACCGTTTGGCGGCGTCAAGCAGTCCGGGCTGGGCCGCGAGGGCGGCGCCGAAGGCATCGAGGAATACCTTTACACGCAGTACATCGGGATCGCCGACCCATATGCCGGGTAG
- a CDS encoding transglutaminase family protein, with protein sequence MSALLSRPEAAPASGHQQGTEPAPGGERQPANLAVAGAGALAVLLCSLSVHGVIEGWSWLPPLFFAVLVPLAATAGARRLKVPQPLVPVAGMAVLACTLTWLFASSASFLGFLPGPGTLARADALLSEARTVVLTEVTPVQPLPGILFLCCTGIGLVAVLTDTLAATLRMPATAGLGLFAVLMIPAVLKPESLGAGYFFLAAVGYLLLLAVGARREQHGSRTPRTWLARGTAVSASALALALLLPPVLPGFDGGAFPEGTRFNFFSGSTGLNPIVTLGNDLRQPQSAGRITYATSSVEPLYLRSTTLEDFSGSRWAPDVREEERREGVATMSGGTYPLPRGSRAETVVTRISSDTYSSPWLLAPYYPLGVTGAEGSWSWDPKTMTVLDGDSDGAARQDYQVLSAAAEFTPEQLAAIPEADSTSLDPVFTDLPADLPENIRDAAADAVGDAATPYAKAMAIQSYLRGPQFSYSLQAPVEGGYDGNGISVLSEFLERKAGYCVHFAAAMAVMARQEGIPSRMALGYAPGEGTGETPDGTGPDGEPLREFVVDSTDAHAWPELYFEGAGWVRFEPTPSRGSVPAYAQQQRTPGSAPLHDDDDPRVPDALATAPAVPQEEAPLAPETVLESDTGTTAWLVALLGTLAAAAAVLMPWAMRGRRAARRRKAAADDSRSGPVWDEIADLGIDYGYPGRTSDTPRTYARRLAAEGGFSPQAEEALTRIRVSFEEEAYAGAGRGGRRAAPTWADLETVEQELRSGTSLFGRLHARFLPPSLALRFRHD encoded by the coding sequence ATGAGTGCCCTGCTTAGCCGCCCGGAGGCCGCGCCGGCGTCCGGCCACCAGCAGGGCACGGAACCGGCGCCCGGCGGCGAGCGCCAACCGGCCAACTTGGCGGTAGCCGGGGCAGGAGCGTTGGCGGTCCTGCTTTGTTCGCTCAGCGTGCACGGGGTCATCGAAGGCTGGTCCTGGCTGCCGCCGCTCTTCTTCGCCGTCCTCGTCCCGTTGGCGGCCACCGCAGGCGCGCGGCGGCTGAAGGTGCCGCAGCCTCTGGTTCCGGTGGCAGGAATGGCTGTCCTGGCGTGCACCCTGACGTGGCTGTTCGCGTCGTCGGCGTCGTTCCTGGGGTTTCTGCCCGGGCCGGGGACCCTTGCCCGGGCGGATGCGCTGTTGTCCGAGGCGCGGACGGTCGTCCTCACCGAAGTCACCCCCGTGCAGCCATTGCCCGGCATACTGTTCCTGTGCTGTACGGGAATAGGGCTGGTGGCCGTCCTGACGGATACCCTGGCGGCCACGCTGCGAATGCCGGCAACGGCCGGGCTGGGCCTGTTCGCAGTGCTGATGATCCCTGCAGTGCTGAAACCCGAGAGCCTGGGAGCAGGATATTTCTTCCTCGCAGCGGTCGGATACCTGCTGCTGCTTGCGGTCGGTGCACGCAGGGAACAGCACGGATCCCGTACCCCGCGGACCTGGCTGGCACGCGGAACAGCGGTTTCGGCATCTGCCCTGGCGTTGGCACTCCTGCTGCCTCCGGTGTTGCCGGGATTCGACGGCGGCGCCTTCCCGGAGGGCACCAGATTCAATTTCTTTTCCGGCAGCACCGGGCTGAACCCCATAGTCACCTTGGGCAATGACCTGCGCCAGCCCCAGTCCGCAGGCCGGATCACCTATGCAACCTCCTCGGTTGAACCCCTGTATCTCCGCTCCACTACCTTGGAGGACTTTTCCGGAAGCCGCTGGGCTCCCGATGTGCGCGAGGAGGAACGCCGGGAGGGTGTGGCAACCATGTCCGGAGGCACCTACCCGCTGCCGCGGGGAAGCCGGGCGGAGACAGTGGTAACGCGGATCAGCTCGGACACCTATTCCAGTCCTTGGCTGTTGGCCCCCTACTATCCGCTGGGCGTTACCGGTGCCGAGGGAAGCTGGTCCTGGGATCCCAAGACCATGACCGTGCTGGACGGCGATTCCGACGGCGCGGCCCGGCAGGACTACCAGGTGCTGAGTGCCGCAGCCGAGTTCACGCCGGAGCAGCTGGCGGCAATTCCGGAGGCCGACAGCACCAGTCTGGACCCCGTGTTTACGGACCTGCCCGCGGACCTCCCCGAAAACATCCGGGATGCCGCCGCCGACGCAGTCGGGGATGCCGCCACGCCGTATGCCAAGGCCATGGCTATCCAGAGTTATCTGCGCGGGCCGCAGTTCTCCTATTCGCTTCAGGCACCGGTGGAGGGCGGCTACGACGGGAACGGAATTTCCGTCCTGTCCGAGTTCCTTGAACGCAAGGCCGGTTACTGCGTGCATTTCGCCGCGGCCATGGCCGTGATGGCCCGCCAGGAGGGCATCCCCAGCCGGATGGCACTGGGATACGCGCCCGGCGAGGGAACCGGCGAGACCCCGGACGGGACCGGCCCCGACGGAGAACCTCTGCGTGAGTTCGTAGTCGATTCCACGGACGCCCATGCGTGGCCCGAGCTGTACTTCGAAGGTGCCGGCTGGGTCCGTTTCGAGCCCACCCCTTCCCGCGGATCGGTGCCGGCCTACGCCCAGCAGCAGCGGACGCCCGGGAGTGCCCCTCTTCACGACGACGACGATCCCCGGGTCCCTGATGCGCTTGCGACGGCGCCGGCCGTCCCGCAGGAGGAAGCTCCGCTGGCACCGGAAACCGTGCTCGAATCCGATACGGGCACAACGGCGTGGCTGGTTGCCCTGCTGGGAACGCTGGCGGCAGCTGCCGCCGTGCTGATGCCCTGGGCGATGCGGGGGCGCCGTGCGGCCCGAAGACGGAAGGCTGCCGCCGATGACTCCCGTTCGGGGCCCGTCTGGGACGAAATAGCCGATCTGGGGATCGATTACGGGTACCCCGGCCGGACATCCGACACTCCCCGGACGTACGCCCGCCGGCTCGCGGCCGAGGGCGGTTTCTCCCCGCAGGCTGAGGAGGCGCTGACCCGTATCCGTGTCTCGTTCGAGGAAGAAGCCTACGCCGGGGCGGGCCGCGGCGGCCGGCGAGCCGCACCGACGTGGGCGGACCTCGAAACAGTGGAGCAGGAACTGCGGAGCGGCACCAGCCTGTTCGGGCGGCTGCATGCACGGTTCCTCCCGCCGTCGCTGGCTCTGCGGTTTCGGCACGACTGA
- a CDS encoding DUF58 domain-containing protein codes for MDTSSVTRFFTPRGWGLVCAGAAALLGAFSLGRRDLLALAVLLIGLPVLAAALLRLFKPGFEVERTFSPPLVETGTAATVSLRVFSRGTPASGALMREGLPFRFGPSPVFRFPSGYRAENGSSTYEYRLRSSRRGLYGIGPVTAEFVDPLGLARTVHTLGGTDRLAVAPAPLEFPPSSLFGALGTDGSAPSRRRGTPSEDDASTREYRHGDPMRRVHWPATARHGELMVRQEEPVTAPTASIVLDQRLASYDDGSPLNPENGELLTSETFEWAVSAVVSCAVFFSESGYGVRFTDELSRPGLARSPSAVDAGETGFRGSDGVQNLAEGLAALGLESPPPAQAGNLRGADAAAPFAALDGSGQAPGPLLVVAGRIDAAQAHTLAPAARYARQPLVLLVTDRPAALRPVLKILREAGWTAVAVTPATPVPAAWSLLDHDPQGVHAAGGRV; via the coding sequence ATGGACACCTCATCCGTTACGAGGTTTTTCACCCCGCGCGGCTGGGGCCTGGTGTGCGCCGGGGCGGCGGCGCTCCTTGGCGCATTTAGCCTGGGCCGCCGGGACCTGCTGGCACTCGCGGTCCTGCTGATCGGGTTGCCGGTCCTGGCCGCGGCGTTGCTGCGCCTGTTCAAACCGGGCTTTGAGGTCGAGCGGACCTTCTCTCCCCCGCTGGTGGAAACGGGAACGGCCGCCACGGTATCGCTGCGTGTGTTCAGCCGGGGAACGCCGGCGTCGGGAGCACTCATGCGCGAGGGGCTGCCGTTCCGCTTCGGACCCAGCCCGGTGTTCCGGTTTCCGTCCGGTTACAGGGCGGAGAACGGTTCCAGCACCTATGAGTACCGCCTGCGGTCCAGCCGCCGCGGCCTCTACGGCATCGGCCCCGTAACCGCGGAGTTCGTGGATCCCCTGGGCCTGGCACGGACGGTGCACACGCTGGGCGGAACCGACCGGCTGGCAGTGGCGCCGGCCCCGCTTGAGTTTCCGCCGTCGTCGTTGTTCGGCGCCCTGGGCACCGACGGCAGCGCACCCAGCCGGCGCCGCGGAACGCCCAGCGAAGATGACGCTTCCACCCGCGAGTACCGCCACGGCGACCCTATGCGCCGCGTGCATTGGCCGGCCACGGCCAGGCACGGGGAGTTGATGGTCCGGCAGGAGGAACCGGTGACGGCTCCAACCGCTTCCATCGTGCTGGACCAGCGCCTGGCCTCCTACGATGACGGATCGCCGCTGAATCCCGAAAACGGTGAGCTACTGACCTCGGAAACATTCGAATGGGCCGTTTCGGCGGTTGTTTCGTGTGCCGTTTTCTTCTCCGAGTCCGGCTACGGCGTGCGCTTTACCGATGAACTCTCCCGGCCCGGGCTGGCCCGTTCCCCTTCTGCCGTAGACGCCGGCGAGACCGGCTTCCGCGGGTCCGACGGGGTACAGAACCTCGCCGAAGGTTTGGCCGCCCTGGGCCTGGAATCTCCGCCGCCCGCGCAGGCCGGGAATCTCAGGGGCGCCGATGCTGCCGCCCCCTTTGCCGCGCTCGATGGTTCCGGCCAAGCGCCCGGCCCCCTGCTCGTTGTTGCCGGCCGGATCGACGCTGCTCAGGCACATACGCTGGCTCCGGCTGCCCGGTATGCCCGCCAGCCGCTGGTTCTGCTGGTCACCGACCGGCCGGCCGCACTGCGTCCCGTACTGAAAATCCTCCGGGAGGCCGGGTGGACTGCCGTGGCCGTAACACCGGCAACTCCGGTACCCGCGGCCTGGTCCCTCCTTGACCATGACCCGCAGGGCGTGCACGCCGCCGGGGGGCGGGTATGA
- a CDS encoding AAA family ATPase has product MDAPIPSAAAASVTGFPSRPSAALQPSPAMADAESFSAAAEGILAAVNTVIDGKEDAARLVLTVLLAEGHVLLEDVPGVGKTMLAKTLARTIDCTVSRIQFTPDLLPSDVTGVSIYNQDSHRFEFRQGPVFANLVIADEINRASAKTQSALLECMEEHQVTVDGGTHRLSAPFMVVATQNPIEMEGTYPLPEAQRDRFMARLSLGYPDARSEVEMLENHQSGSPLDSVTPVVGIREASAMIARVRDIYVSDAVKEYTVSLGRATREHPDLRLGASPRALLQLLRAAKAYAALEGRDFVLPDDVTRLADPVLAHRLLLQRKAAGAGLSATSVIASVIAAVPVPRSAGTPQRLHR; this is encoded by the coding sequence ATGGACGCTCCGATCCCCTCTGCCGCCGCAGCGTCCGTTACCGGCTTTCCTTCCCGGCCGTCAGCCGCCCTTCAACCCTCTCCAGCCATGGCCGACGCCGAGTCCTTCTCCGCTGCGGCGGAAGGGATCCTGGCCGCCGTGAATACGGTGATTGACGGCAAGGAGGACGCGGCCCGGCTGGTGCTGACGGTCCTGCTTGCCGAGGGGCATGTGCTGCTCGAAGACGTTCCCGGGGTCGGTAAGACGATGCTCGCAAAGACACTGGCCCGGACCATAGACTGCACGGTCAGCCGCATCCAGTTCACCCCGGATCTGCTTCCGTCGGATGTCACCGGGGTGTCCATCTATAACCAGGACAGCCACCGCTTCGAATTCCGCCAGGGTCCGGTGTTCGCCAACCTGGTGATCGCCGATGAAATCAACCGGGCTTCCGCAAAGACCCAGTCTGCTCTGCTGGAGTGCATGGAGGAACACCAGGTGACCGTCGACGGCGGCACTCACCGGCTCTCGGCACCCTTCATGGTGGTTGCCACGCAGAATCCCATCGAGATGGAGGGAACCTATCCCCTGCCGGAGGCCCAGCGGGACAGGTTCATGGCCCGGCTTTCCCTGGGCTACCCGGATGCGCGTTCCGAAGTGGAAATGCTTGAAAACCATCAGTCCGGCTCACCGCTGGATAGCGTTACCCCGGTGGTGGGAATACGGGAGGCCTCGGCCATGATCGCCAGGGTCCGCGACATCTACGTTTCCGACGCCGTCAAGGAGTACACGGTTTCCCTGGGTCGGGCCACCCGCGAACACCCGGATCTCCGGCTGGGTGCCAGCCCCCGTGCCCTCCTGCAGCTGCTCCGTGCGGCCAAGGCCTACGCAGCGCTCGAAGGCCGGGATTTCGTGCTGCCCGACGACGTGACGAGGCTGGCGGACCCCGTCCTCGCCCACCGGCTCCTGTTGCAGCGCAAGGCAGCCGGAGCCGGGCTCAGCGCCACGAGCGTTATTGCTTCCGTGATTGCGGCCGTGCCGGTTCCCCGGTCCGCCGGTACACCGCAGCGACTGCACCGTTAG
- a CDS encoding TatD family hydrolase, with protein sequence MINRSGYFPGSTPAAYLPSAEGAATVRHKGKGYPPAPEPLPVPVMDNHTHFDFPAGDIAGDFTVALAAALDAAEAAGVQGAVQVGTDLESSRFTASAVDADPRLLGAVAIHPNDAPVLASEGTLEPALAEIEALAAHPRIRAIGETGLDYFRTGEDGRERQHYSFRRHIDIAKRLGLALQIHDRDAHEDVVRLLKEEGAPDTVVFHCFSGDRELARTCNENGWYMSFSGTVTFKNSHGLHEALSIADRNLLLVETDAPFLTPHPHRGRPNASYMVPYTVRSMADRMGVDLSELGAGLASNTVRAYGSWAEQ encoded by the coding sequence ATGATTAATCGAAGCGGATATTTCCCCGGCAGCACACCGGCGGCCTACCTCCCTTCCGCCGAAGGCGCCGCAACCGTCCGACACAAGGGCAAAGGCTATCCGCCGGCACCTGAGCCGCTGCCCGTGCCCGTAATGGATAACCACACGCATTTCGACTTTCCCGCCGGTGATATTGCCGGCGACTTTACGGTTGCCCTCGCCGCTGCCCTTGATGCGGCGGAGGCGGCAGGCGTCCAAGGCGCCGTCCAGGTAGGCACCGATCTGGAGTCTTCCCGCTTCACTGCTTCCGCCGTCGACGCAGATCCGCGACTGCTTGGCGCGGTGGCCATTCATCCGAACGACGCCCCCGTCCTCGCCTCGGAGGGCACGCTGGAGCCTGCGCTCGCCGAGATCGAGGCGCTCGCAGCGCATCCCCGCATCCGGGCGATCGGCGAAACCGGGCTCGATTACTTCCGGACCGGGGAAGACGGCCGGGAACGGCAGCACTATTCGTTCCGCCGGCACATCGACATCGCCAAGCGACTCGGGCTGGCGCTCCAGATCCATGACCGCGATGCCCATGAGGACGTCGTCCGCCTCCTGAAAGAGGAGGGAGCCCCCGATACGGTGGTTTTCCACTGTTTCTCGGGGGACCGCGAGTTGGCCCGTACCTGCAACGAGAACGGCTGGTACATGTCATTCTCCGGCACCGTAACCTTCAAGAATTCGCACGGTCTCCACGAGGCCCTCTCGATCGCGGACCGGAACCTGCTGCTGGTTGAAACGGATGCTCCGTTCCTGACCCCCCACCCGCACCGCGGGCGTCCCAACGCCAGCTATATGGTCCCCTATACGGTGCGGTCCATGGCCGACCGCATGGGCGTCGACCTTTCCGAGCTGGGAGCAGGGCTGGCCTCGAACACCGTCCGGGCCTACGGCTCCTGGGCCGAGCAGTAG